The Deltaproteobacteria bacterium DNA window AGGGGTTCTCCGTCAAGTCAATGGGCGTTACCCGAGCCCGGAAACACTGTCAAACGAAGCCCTCGCCGCCAATCCTTCAGATCGTCGACCCGCCCGACATTCGGCCCAGAATATCCTCCAAGGCCTGGGCGAAGTCGTCCAGATCCTCCTGGACTATGGTCAGGGGAGGCAAAAGCCGCAAAATGCGGTCCTGGGTCAGGTTGAGGATGAAACCCTTTTCGATCATGAGGGATTCCCAGACCTCCTTGCCGGGGAAGGTCAACTCCACACCGATCATCAGGCCCCGGCCTCGGATGGCGGCCACCAGATCCGGATATCGCCCCATGACTTTGGTCAGTCGGGCCCGAGTCGCAGCCCCGACCCGCTCGGCCCTTCCTGCCAGATCGTCCCTGACCATGATTTTCAGAACCTTCGAGGCCACAGCCGAGACTAGGGCCCCGCCTCCGAAGGTGGTGGCGTGGGAGCCCGGCTCGAATCCCCGGGCCGCCTCGGCCGTAGCCAGAACGGCCCCCATGGGCAGGCCGTTGGCCAAGGCCTTGGAGGTGGTCATCACATCCGGGCGCAGACCATGGAGCTGATGGGCCCAGAACCGGCCGGTCCGGCACAGACCCGACTGGACCTCGTCGACCATGAACAGCACTCCACGCTCCCGGCAAAGGCCCTGCAAGGCCAAAAGATTGTCGGTCGGCAGTTCCCGAATTCCACCTTCACCCTGTATGATTTCCACGAGAACCGCCGCGGTTTGCTCACCCACGGCCCCCTCCAGAGCCGAAAAGTCGCCGAAGGGCACGGTCCGAAAACCCTCGGGAAGGGGATCGAACCCGTCCTTGACCTTGTCCTGGCCCGTGGCAGTCAACGTGGCCAGAGTCCGGCCATGGAACGACCCGGACAGGGTGACCACCTCGAAGGCCTGGATGCCCCGGACCTTGCGCATATATCTCCGGGCTAGCTTGATGGCACCCTCGTTGGCCTCGGCTCCGGAATTGCAGAAGAAGACCCGGTCGAGATCGCAGGTGGCGAGCAGGGCCTCGGCCAGGTCGAGCTGCTCGTTCTGGAAAAAGAGGTTGCTGACGTGGACGAGCCGCCCGGCCTGCTCGACCATGGTCTCGGTCAGCTCTGGATGACAATGTCCCAGATTACAGACCGAGATTCCGGCCAGCAGATCGACGTATTCCCGACCGGCCCCGTCCCAGAGCCTGGCCCCCAAACCTCGGACGACGTCCAGGGGGTACCGTCCGTAAGTGGACATGAGCAAGGCTGACTCCCTTTCCCGCAATGCTTTTGGAACCATTGAGATATGCTCCTTTTTCGCTCTACGCGAAGATTATTTTCACATCCGGCCGGTATGGCCGAAACCGCCCGCTCCCCGGGCCGTCTCCGACAGGGCCTCCACCTCCCGAAACAAGGGGCGAAAGACGGGCATGAAGACCATCTGGGCGATGCGCTGACCGAGACGGACCACCCGCTCCTCCCCCGAGGTGTTCAGGAGGGAGACCACGATCTCGCCACGGTAGTCCGGATCCACGACTCCGACACCCTGACTGACCACCAGACCGTCTTTTGTCCCCAGGCCGCTCCGTGAAAAAATGAACCCAGCCACTCCGGGGCGGGAAATCTCCATGGCCAGGCCGGTCGGAAACGCGGCCCGCCCCCCAGAGACAATGACCGTGGCCTCGCCCTCCATCCAGGCCCTGAGGTCAACTCCGGCCGAACCCGGGGTGGCCGCAGTTGGCCCCTTCATCCAATCCCCCGGCCGGAGCACCTTGATACCGACATCCAAAAAAACATCCATCTCCCTGCTCTCCCTCACCCGGCCGAACCCGGCCGGCCTTGCTTTTTTTATCACCCGCTGGCAAGAAAAGAACGGCGGCGACATCCCAACCGCCCCCTTACGAATCAACTCCAGCACAAACGCGAGGCCTCCATGCGACCCCTGCACATCTATTCCGTCGTCCCCAGACTCCCCGAAAATCTTCGGCCCCTCTGGGATCTGGCCTACAACATGTGGTATACGTGGAAACACGACGTGGCCGACCTGTTCGCCCAGATCGACCGGCATCTCTGGTATCGATCCGA harbors:
- a CDS encoding aspartate aminotransferase family protein; its protein translation is MVPKALRERESALLMSTYGRYPLDVVRGLGARLWDGAGREYVDLLAGISVCNLGHCHPELTETMVEQAGRLVHVSNLFFQNEQLDLAEALLATCDLDRVFFCNSGAEANEGAIKLARRYMRKVRGIQAFEVVTLSGSFHGRTLATLTATGQDKVKDGFDPLPEGFRTVPFGDFSALEGAVGEQTAAVLVEIIQGEGGIRELPTDNLLALQGLCRERGVLFMVDEVQSGLCRTGRFWAHQLHGLRPDVMTTSKALANGLPMGAVLATAEAARGFEPGSHATTFGGGALVSAVASKVLKIMVRDDLAGRAERVGAATRARLTKVMGRYPDLVAAIRGRGLMIGVELTFPGKEVWESLMIEKGFILNLTQDRILRLLPPLTIVQEDLDDFAQALEDILGRMSGGSTI
- a CDS encoding dUTP diphosphatase — its product is MDVFLDVGIKVLRPGDWMKGPTAATPGSAGVDLRAWMEGEATVIVSGGRAAFPTGLAMEISRPGVAGFIFSRSGLGTKDGLVVSQGVGVVDPDYRGEIVVSLLNTSGEERVVRLGQRIAQMVFMPVFRPLFREVEALSETARGAGGFGHTGRM